In Nothobranchius furzeri strain GRZ-AD chromosome 18, NfurGRZ-RIMD1, whole genome shotgun sequence, a single genomic region encodes these proteins:
- the sec23a gene encoding protein transport protein Sec23A, with product MATFSEYIAQNEERDGVRFSWNVWPSSRLEATRMVVPVASLLTPLKERTDLPPIQYEPVLCSRATCRAVLNPLCQVDYRAKLWACNFCYQRNQFPPSYAGISEVNQPAELLPHFSTIEYVVQRGPQMPLVFLYLVDTCMEDEDLQALKESLQMSLSLLPPTALVGLITFGRMVQVHELGCEGISKSYVFRGTKDLNAKQLQEMLGLTKSSGAQGRGPQTPQQPLSNRFLQPVQKIDMNLTDLLSELQRDPWPVTQGKRPLRSLGVAMSIAVGLLECTFSNTGARIMTFIGGPATQGPGMVVGDELKTPIRSWHDIEKDNAKFMKKATKHFEALANRASTNGHIIDIYACALDQTGLLEMKCCPNYTGGYMVMADSFNTSLFKQTFQRVFTKDVQGSFKMAFAATLEVKTSREIKVCGAIGPCVSLSTKGPCVSENEIGTGGTCQWKICGLDPSTTLALYFEVVNQHNAPIPQGGRGAIQFVTQYQHSSGQRRIRVTTTARNWADAQTQIQTIAASFDQEAAAILMARLAVYRAETEEGPDVLRWLDRQLIRLCQKFGDYHKDDPNSFRFSETFSLYPQFMFHLRRSPFLQVFNNSPDESSYYRHHFNRQDLTQALIMIQPVLYAYSFNGPPEPVLLDSSSILPDRILLMDTFFQIVIYHGETVAQWRKAGYQDMPEYENFKHLLQAPVDDAQELLHTRFPMPRYIDTEHGGSQARFLLSKVNPSQTHNNMYAWGQESGAPILTDDVSLQVFMDHLKKLAVSSAA from the exons ATGGCCACCTTCTCAGAATACATTGCCCAAAATGAGGAGCGTGATGGTGTTCGGTTCAGCTGGAACGTGTGGCCTTCCAGCCGGTTGGAGGCCACCCGAATGGTGGTACCAGTGGCTTCTCTCCTCACACCGCTGAAGGAGAGAACCGACCTCCCCCCAATTCAGTATGAACCAGTTCTCTGCAGCCGAGCCACGTGCCGTGCAGTTCTCAATCCGCTCTG CCAGGTGGACTACAGAGCCAAGCTGTGGGCATGTAACTTCTGCTACCAGAGAAACCAG TTCCCTCCATCCTACGCTGGGATATCGGAGGTGAACCAGCCCGCTGAGCTGCTGCCTCATTTTTCTACTATTGAGTATGTTGTCCAG CGGGGCCCTCAGATGCCACTGGTCTTTCTGTATTTAGTGGACACATGCATGGAGGATGAGGACCTGCAGGCTCTAAAGGAGTCCCTGCAGATGTCCTTGTCTCTCTTGCCCCCAACTGCTCTGGTTGGACTCATTACCTTTGGACGCATGGTTCAGGTCCATGAGCTGGGCTGCGAGGGAATTTCGAAAAGCTACGTCTTTCGGGGGACCAAAGATTTGAATGCCAAACAGCTGCag GAGATGCTCGGCCTTACTAAATCTTCTGGTGCTCAGGGACGAGGCCCTCAGACTCCTCAGCAGCCTCTGTCCAACAG GTTTCTCCAGCCTGTGCAGAAGATCGACATGAACCTCACAGATCTTCTGAGTGAGCTTCAGCGAGACCCCTGGCCCGTCACGCAGGGCAAGAGGCCGTTACGCTCTCTGGGGGTAGCCATGTCCATCGCAGTGGGACTTCTGGAG TGCACCTTCTCCAACACCGGTGCCCGCATTATGACCTTCATTGGGGGCCCAGCAACTCAAGGGCCAGGCATGGTGGTGGGGGACGAGTTGAAGACCCCCATCAGGTCCTGGCATGACATTGAGAAAGACAATGCCAAGTTCATGAAGAAAGCTACCAAA CATTTTGAGGCTCTCGCCAACAGAGCATCCACAAACGGTCACATCATCGACATATACGCCTGTGCTCTCGATCAGACGGGCCTCCTGGAGATGAAATGCTGCCCCAATTACACAGg AGGGTACATGGTGATGGCCGACTCCTTCAACACATCTCTGTTTAAGCAAACCTTCCAAAGAGTTTTCACCAAAGATGTACAAGGTTCCTTCAAGATGGCGTTTGCTGCCACACTGGAGGTCAAG acgTCCAGGGAAATCAAAGTCTGTGGAGCGATTGGTCCCTGTGTGTCCCTGAGCACCAAAGGGCCCTGTGTATCAGAGAAC GAAATTGGGACAGGAGGAACCTGCCAGTGGAAGATCTGTGGTTTGGATCCAAGCACCACTCTGGCTCTTTACTTTGAAGTTGTGAACCAG CACAACGCTCCCATCCCTCAGGGCGGTCGCGGAGCCATTCAGTTTGTCACTCAGTACCAGCATTCATCAGGACAGAGACGCATCCGGGTCACCACCACTGCCAGGAA ttgGGCCGATGCCCAGACCCAGATCCAGACTATTGCAGCGTCTTTTGACCAGGAGGCAGCAGCCATTCTGATGGCAAGGTTGGCCGTGTACCGAGCAGAGACGGAAGAGGGACCGGATGTCCTCAGGTGGCTGgacagacagctgatcagactg TGTCAGAAGTTTGGAGATTACCACAAAGATGATCCAAACTCCTTCCGATTCTCTGAGACCTTCTCCCTCTACCCTCAG TTCATGTTCCACCTGCGGCGCTCTCCGTTCCTGCAGGTGTTCAACAACAGCCCTGATGAGAGCTCGTACTACAGACACCACTTCAACCGGCAGGACCTGACGCAGGCTCTCATCATGATCCAGCCTGTGCTCTACGCATACTCCTTCAATGGACCCCCAGAG CCGGTGCTGTTGGACAGTAGCAGCATCCTTCCAGACCGAATCCTGCTGATGGACACCTTCTTCCAGATTGTCATCTACCACGGAGAG ACGGTGGCCCAGTGGAGGAAGGCGGGGTACCAGGACATGCCAGAGTACGAAAACTTCAAGCACCTCCTTCAGGCTCCAGTGGACGATGCCCAGGAGCTGCTGCACACTCGCTTCCCCATGCCGAGATATATTGACACGGAGCATGGCGGCAGCCAG GCTCGCTTCTTGCTCTCCAAAGTCAACCCATCGCAGACCCACAACAACATGTATGCCTGGGGTCAG GAGTCTGGAGCTCCCATCCTCACTGATGACGTCAGCCTACAGGTGTTTATGGATCACCTGAAGAAGCTCGCTGTCTCCAGCGCTGCTTAA